One genomic region from Amaranthus tricolor cultivar Red isolate AtriRed21 chromosome 12, ASM2621246v1, whole genome shotgun sequence encodes:
- the LOC130796888 gene encoding 60S ribosomal protein L7-2-like, with product MGEEATKVIVPESVLKKQTREEEWELAKKELANAEKKKRSENRKLIFKRAAQYAKEYSDQEKELIQLRREAKLKGGFYVEPEAKLLFIIRIRGINAMDPKSRSILQLLRLRQIFNGVFLKVNKATLNMLHRVEPYVTYGYPNLKSVRELIYKRGFGKVNKQRIALTDNSIIEKTLGKHGIICMEDLIHEIITVGPHFKEANNFLWPFQLKAPLGGMTKKRNHFVEGGDAGNRENFINELIRRMN from the exons ATGGGTGAGGAGGCAACTAAAGTCATTGTCCCCGAGTCAGTTTTGAAGAAACAGACAAGGGAGGAAGAATGGGAGTTGGCTAAGAAAGAGCTTGCCAATGCCGAGAAGAAGAAAAGATCTGAAAACAGGAAGCTGATCTTCAAGAGAGCTGCCCAATATGCCAAGGAATATTCTGATCAG GAGAAAGAGTTGATCCAGTTGAGGAGGGAGGCCAAGTTAAAGGGTGGTTTCTATGTTGAACCAGAGGCAAAGCTTCTTTTCATCATTCGTATCAGAGG TATCAATGCTATGGACCCAAAATCCAGGAGTATTCTTCAGCTCCTTAGACTGAGACAG ATTTTCAATGGTGTTTTCTTGAAGGTGAACAAGGCTACATTGAACATGTTGCACAGAGTGGAGCCTTATGTTACTTATGG GTACCCTAATTTAAAAAGTGTTAGGGAGCTGATCTACAAGAGAGGCTTTGGGAAGGTAAACAAACAAAGAATTGCATTGACCGACAACTCTATTATTGAGAAG ACTCTTGGAAAGCACGGTATTATCTGCATGGAGGATCTGATCCACGAGATCATAACAGTAGGACCTCACTTCAAGGAGGCCAACAATTTCTTGTGGCCGTTTCAGCTCAAGGCTCCATTGGGTGGAATGACCAAGAAGAGAAATCACTTTGTTGAAGGCGGTGATGCAGGAAACCGTGAGAACTTCATCAATGAGCTCATTAGGAGAATGAACTAG